A DNA window from Clavibacter sepedonicus contains the following coding sequences:
- a CDS encoding substrate-binding domain-containing protein, translating to MTNRSPRFVRTIALGSAALIAAAGLTGCSSSSGGSGSGGSGGSGDIGVSLIVKTTTNPFFVAMQDGAKDAAAKDGIDLTLAAGKEDGDEDTQIQAIENAISKGDKGILITPNGPSVVDAIQKARDAGLFVIALDTAPDPADSVDITFATDNFAAGESIGKFAAAQLDGKKATIALLDLYDDKAVSVDYNRDQGFLTGMGIDVADKTKNGDEAKTGDYSGGDYEIVGNEATQGAEDGGRTAMETLLSKDPDINVVYTINEPAAFGAYQALQAAGKEKDVVLVSVDGGCAGVKNVKEGVIGATAQQYPVKMAQLGVEAIAQLAKDGTKPATSAGLDFFDTGSALVTDTPVDGLESITADDAATKCWGE from the coding sequence ATGACGAACCGATCCCCGCGCTTCGTGCGCACCATCGCCCTCGGCTCCGCGGCCCTCATCGCCGCCGCCGGGCTCACCGGCTGCTCCAGCTCGAGCGGCGGATCCGGATCCGGCGGCAGCGGCGGATCCGGCGACATCGGCGTCTCGCTCATCGTGAAGACGACCACGAACCCCTTCTTCGTCGCGATGCAGGACGGCGCAAAGGACGCCGCGGCGAAGGACGGCATCGACCTCACGCTCGCGGCCGGCAAGGAGGACGGCGACGAGGACACCCAGATTCAGGCCATCGAGAACGCCATCTCGAAGGGCGACAAGGGCATCCTCATCACCCCGAACGGCCCGTCCGTGGTCGACGCGATCCAGAAGGCCCGCGACGCCGGCCTCTTCGTCATCGCGCTCGACACCGCGCCCGACCCCGCCGACTCCGTCGACATCACGTTCGCCACCGACAACTTCGCCGCGGGCGAGTCCATCGGCAAGTTTGCCGCCGCGCAGCTCGACGGGAAGAAGGCGACCATCGCCCTCCTCGACCTCTACGACGACAAGGCCGTCTCGGTCGACTACAACCGCGACCAGGGCTTCCTCACCGGCATGGGCATCGACGTCGCGGACAAGACGAAGAACGGCGACGAGGCCAAGACCGGCGACTACAGCGGCGGCGACTACGAGATCGTCGGCAACGAGGCCACGCAGGGCGCCGAGGACGGCGGCCGCACGGCGATGGAGACGCTGCTGTCGAAGGACCCCGACATCAACGTCGTCTACACGATCAACGAGCCCGCCGCGTTCGGCGCGTACCAGGCGCTCCAGGCCGCGGGCAAGGAGAAGGACGTCGTCCTCGTCTCGGTCGACGGCGGATGCGCGGGCGTGAAGAACGTCAAGGAGGGCGTCATCGGCGCCACCGCGCAGCAGTACCCGGTGAAGATGGCGCAGCTCGGCGTCGAGGCCATCGCGCAGCTCGCGAAGGACGGCACCAAGCCCGCCACGAGCGCCGGCCTCGACTTCTTCGACACCGGATCCGCGCTCGTCACCGACACCCCCGTCGACGGCCTCGAGAGCATCACGGCCGACGACGCCGCGACGAAGTGCTGGGGCGAGTGA
- a CDS encoding ABC transporter permease gives MSRTTAHTNPPTSALDLANEFLDRRTPLDRIRGVLHRYPAVSPAVVLVLAIIVFGLLNDRFLDPANLSLVTQQVAVVGTLAVAQTLIILTAGIDLSVGAVMVLTSMVIAQTASQNGLPAPAALVAGLVVGLAAGAFNGLLVTRLRLPPFIVTLGTLNIFVALTLLYSNGATVRGVDMPAALSWTGRTFDLAGVKISFGVVLMLVLYVLVAFILGKTAWGRHVYAVGDDKEAARLAGISVNRVLMSVYLAAGAILAVGAWIAIGRSNAASPNAGADLNLDSITAVVIGGTSLFGGRGTVWGTLLGALIVGVFRNGLSLAGLDVLYQTLAVGVLIIVAVSVDQWIRKVRK, from the coding sequence GTGAGCCGGACGACCGCCCACACGAACCCGCCCACCTCCGCGCTCGACCTCGCCAACGAGTTCCTCGACCGGCGCACGCCCCTCGACCGGATCCGCGGGGTGCTCCACCGCTACCCCGCCGTCAGCCCCGCCGTCGTGCTGGTCCTCGCGATCATCGTGTTCGGCCTGCTCAACGACCGCTTCCTCGATCCCGCCAACCTGTCGCTGGTGACGCAGCAGGTCGCCGTGGTCGGCACGCTCGCCGTGGCGCAGACGCTGATCATCCTCACCGCGGGCATCGACCTCTCGGTCGGCGCGGTCATGGTGCTCACCTCGATGGTCATCGCGCAGACCGCCAGCCAGAACGGGCTGCCGGCACCGGCGGCGCTCGTCGCCGGGCTCGTCGTGGGCCTCGCGGCCGGCGCGTTCAACGGCCTGCTCGTGACGCGGCTGCGGCTCCCCCCGTTCATCGTCACGCTCGGGACGCTGAACATCTTCGTGGCGCTCACGCTCCTCTACTCCAACGGCGCGACCGTCCGCGGCGTGGACATGCCGGCCGCGCTCTCCTGGACGGGACGCACGTTCGACCTCGCCGGGGTGAAGATCAGCTTCGGCGTGGTGCTCATGCTCGTGCTCTACGTGCTTGTGGCCTTCATCCTCGGCAAGACGGCGTGGGGCCGGCACGTGTACGCGGTCGGCGACGACAAGGAGGCGGCTCGCCTCGCGGGCATCAGCGTCAACCGGGTGCTCATGAGCGTGTACCTCGCGGCGGGGGCGATCCTCGCGGTCGGTGCCTGGATCGCGATCGGCCGCAGCAACGCCGCCAGCCCGAACGCGGGCGCCGACCTCAACCTCGACTCCATCACCGCGGTCGTCATCGGCGGCACGAGCCTCTTCGGCGGACGCGGCACCGTGTGGGGCACGCTCCTCGGCGCGCTCATCGTGGGCGTGTTCCGCAACGGGCTCTCGCTCGCGGGGCTGGACGTGCTGTACCAGACCCTCGCGGTGGGCGTCCTCATCATCGTGGCGGTCTCCGTCGACCAGTGGATCCGAAAGGTGCGCAAGTGA
- a CDS encoding LacI family DNA-binding transcriptional regulator has translation MTPLSSPPGSSSDARRPTMKHVARLAGVGLKTVSRVVNGEANVSAEMTARVQAAVEQLQYQPDLHAGNLRRADRRTNTLGLLVGSVANPFSGAVHRAVEEVAKERRVAVFASSLDDDPERERSSVDAFLARRVDGLILTTIAPSQAYLGVAASRGTPLVFVDRVPAGLEADAVIVDNAAGISRAVAHLADQGHRRIAFLGDRPEIFTARERERGFVQEMQRRGLPVLPELVLDGAWDERVAEALAERLLALPEPPTAIVSGQNLITIGVITALRRHGAHRRIALVGFDDLPMAALLDPAVTVIAQDPSGIGHAAAERVFARLDGDEGPAQTVVVPTTLIVRGSGEVPRNA, from the coding sequence GTGACACCGTTGTCATCCCCGCCCGGCTCCTCCTCGGACGCGCGCCGACCCACGATGAAGCACGTGGCCCGGCTCGCGGGCGTGGGCCTCAAGACGGTGTCGCGGGTCGTCAACGGCGAGGCGAACGTCTCCGCGGAGATGACCGCCCGGGTGCAGGCGGCGGTGGAGCAGCTGCAGTACCAGCCGGATCTGCACGCCGGCAACCTGCGCCGCGCCGACCGGCGCACCAACACGCTCGGCCTGCTCGTCGGCAGCGTCGCCAACCCGTTCTCGGGCGCCGTGCACCGGGCCGTCGAGGAGGTGGCCAAGGAGCGACGGGTCGCCGTCTTCGCCTCGAGCCTCGACGACGACCCCGAGCGCGAGCGCTCCTCCGTCGACGCGTTCCTCGCCCGACGGGTCGACGGGCTCATCCTCACCACCATCGCGCCCAGCCAGGCCTACCTCGGCGTCGCGGCGTCGCGCGGCACCCCGCTCGTGTTCGTCGACCGCGTGCCCGCGGGGCTCGAGGCCGACGCGGTCATCGTCGACAACGCGGCCGGCATCTCCCGGGCCGTCGCGCACCTCGCCGACCAGGGCCACCGCCGCATCGCGTTCCTCGGGGACCGGCCGGAGATCTTCACGGCGCGGGAGCGCGAGCGCGGCTTCGTCCAGGAGATGCAGCGCCGCGGGCTGCCCGTGCTGCCCGAGCTCGTCCTCGACGGCGCGTGGGACGAGCGCGTGGCCGAGGCGCTCGCGGAGCGCCTGCTCGCCCTGCCCGAGCCGCCGACCGCGATCGTCAGCGGGCAGAACCTCATCACCATCGGCGTCATCACGGCCCTCCGGCGGCACGGGGCCCACCGGCGCATCGCGCTCGTCGGCTTCGACGACCTGCCGATGGCGGCCCTCCTGGATCCGGCCGTGACCGTGATCGCGCAGGATCCGTCGGGCATCGGCCACGCCGCGGCCGAGCGCGTCTTCGCCCGGCTCGACGGGGACGAGGGCCCCGCGCAGACCGTCGTCGTCCCCACCACGCTCATCGTCCGAGGCTCCGGAGAGGTCCCCCGAAATGCATGA
- a CDS encoding carbohydrate kinase family protein, with protein MHDQPIVVVGDALIDLLREDGEETAFVGGAALNVAVGLAILGHRVQLIAMVGGDAHGDRIRAELDAHGVELIATVGLSGTSVAVSEREDGEPRYSFNEAAWNRRVRIGEAERAALDAASLVVVSCFPYDDHEQADELLAAVRDPRERLLVDPNPRAGMLHDAARFRDGFARAAAESLLVKIGDDDTALLGLGALADARAALHDAGSRLVLATEGARGASVQLEGGEVVAAGIAPDPRPIVDTMGAGDACLAAAADAIARRGAPLTPADGEAMLRTCMAIAAATCREQGALLRMPTA; from the coding sequence ATGCATGACCAGCCCATCGTGGTCGTCGGCGACGCCCTGATCGACCTGCTCCGCGAGGACGGCGAGGAGACCGCCTTCGTCGGCGGGGCCGCGCTCAACGTCGCCGTCGGCCTCGCGATCCTCGGCCACCGCGTGCAGCTCATCGCGATGGTCGGCGGCGACGCGCACGGCGACCGCATCCGCGCCGAGCTCGACGCGCACGGGGTGGAGCTCATCGCCACCGTCGGGCTGTCGGGGACCTCCGTCGCCGTGAGCGAGCGCGAGGACGGCGAGCCGCGCTACTCCTTCAACGAGGCCGCGTGGAACCGGCGCGTGCGCATCGGCGAGGCGGAGCGGGCGGCGCTGGATGCCGCATCGCTCGTGGTCGTCAGCTGCTTCCCCTACGACGACCACGAGCAGGCCGACGAGCTGCTGGCCGCCGTGCGGGATCCGCGCGAGCGCCTCCTCGTCGACCCGAACCCCCGCGCCGGCATGCTCCACGACGCCGCCCGCTTCCGCGACGGGTTCGCGCGCGCGGCCGCGGAGTCGCTGCTCGTGAAGATCGGCGACGACGACACCGCGCTGCTCGGCCTGGGCGCGCTCGCCGACGCGCGCGCGGCGCTCCACGACGCGGGCAGCCGCCTCGTGCTCGCGACCGAGGGCGCGCGCGGCGCGTCGGTGCAGCTCGAGGGCGGCGAGGTGGTCGCGGCGGGCATCGCGCCGGATCCGCGGCCCATCGTCGACACCATGGGCGCCGGGGACGCGTGCCTCGCCGCCGCGGCCGACGCCATCGCGCGTCGGGGTGCGCCGCTGACGCCCGCGGACGGCGAGGCGATGCTGCGCACCTGCATGGCGATCGCCGCGGCCACCTGCCGGGAGCAGGGCGCGCTGCTGCGGATGCCGACCGCCTGA